Proteins from one Hoplias malabaricus isolate fHopMal1 chromosome 2, fHopMal1.hap1, whole genome shotgun sequence genomic window:
- the hpda gene encoding 4-hydroxyphenylpyruvate dioxygenase, with the protein MTSYSDKGEKPERGKFLRFHHVKFWVGNAKQAAVFYCDKMGFEPLAYKGLETGSREVVSHVVKQDKIIFIFESPLNPGNDEMGKHLIKHGDGVKDIAFQVEDCDFLVKKAKERGAVIVKEPWVEQDSYGKVKYAVVQTYGDTTHTLVEYMGSYKGLFLPGYKEPLYKDPLLSKLPPSCLSFIDHIVGNQPDDQMVPVSDWYQKSLFFHRFWSIDDKQIHTDYSSLRSIVVTNYEETIKMPINEPAPGKKKSQIQEFVDYNGGPGVQHIALNTSDIIKAILNLRARGMEFLSTPDTYYDSLREKLKTAKIKVKEDMKTLQELNILVDFDDKGYLLQIFTKPVQDRPTLFLEVIQRNNHFGFGAGNFKSLFEAIEKDQEARGNLTVYSPDGNAQRFY; encoded by the exons ATG ACAAGCTACAGTGATAAAGGGGAAAAG CCAGAAAGAGGCAAATTCTTGAGGTTCCACCATGTGAAGTTCTGGGTGGGCAATGCAAAGCAG GCGGCAGTCTTCTACTGCGATAAGATGGGCTTTGAGCCTCTGGCTTACAAAGGCCTGGAAACTGGCAGCAGAGAGGTGGTCTCTCATGTCGTCAAACAAGACAAG ATTATATTCATATTTGAATCACCTCTCAATCCTGGAAATGACG AGATGGGTAAGCACCTAATAAAACATGGGGACGGTGTTAAGGACATTGCTTTCCAAGTAGAAGACTGTGATTTTCTGGTCAAG AAAGCCAAAGAGAGGGGAGCAGTGATAGTGAAAGAGCCGTGGGTGGAACAGGACAGCTACGGCAAAGTGAAATATGCTGTGGTTCAGACG TATGGAGATACAACCCACACATTAGTCGAATACATGGGTTCATACAAAGGTCTGTTTCTGCCAGGCTACAAAGAACCTCTCTACAAAGACCCCTTGCTTTCCAAATT GCCTCCAAGCTGCCTGAGCTTCATCGACCATATTGTGGGAAACCAGCCAGATGATCAGATGGTGCCAGTATCAGACTG GTATCAAAAGTCCCTGTTTTTCCACCGTTTCTGGTCCATCGATGATAAACAGATCCACACAGATTACAGTTCTCTCAGGTCCATTGTTGTCACCAACTATGAGGAGACCATCAAGATGCCCATCAATGAACCTGCCCCTGGAAAAAAGAAGTCACAGATTCAG GAGTTTGTTGACTACAATGGAGGACCTGGAGTACAACACATAGCTCTAAACACATCAGACATCATCAAGGCA ATCTTGAACCTGAGAGCCCGTGGGATGGAGTTCTTGTCGACTCCTGACACCTACTATGACAGCCTTCGTGAGAAACTGAAGACGGCCAAGATCAAAGTGAAGGAGGACATGAAGACCCTGCAG GAGTTAAATATCTTAGTAGACTTTGATGATAAGGGCTACCTGCTCCAGATCTTTACCAAACCTGTGCAGGACAGACCCACTCTCTTCCTAGAGGTCATCCAGAGGAACAACCACTTT GGCTTTGGAGCTGGAAACTTTAAATCTCTCTTTGAAGCCATTGAAAAGGACCAGGAAGCCAGGGGCAACCTCACTGTCTACAGCCCAGATGGCAATGCCCAGCGTTTCTACtga